The following coding sequences are from one Triticum aestivum cultivar Chinese Spring chromosome 5A, IWGSC CS RefSeq v2.1, whole genome shotgun sequence window:
- the LOC123104816 gene encoding organic cation/carnitine transporter 7, which translates to MEDGVSTYTVDEALVSMGFGKFQVFVLAYSGMAKISEAMEMMLLSFVGQSVHAEWGLSAQEESFITSVVFLGMLVGAYCWGLVSDNYGRRVGFNFTALVTGGAGLLSAFAPNYSSLIVLRFFVGVGLGGGPVLSSWFLEFVPAPNRGTWMVIFSAFWTIGTILEASLAWAVMPAFGWRWLLALSSLPSFALLLFYPLTLESPRYLCMKGRIADAVHVMETMARVNRVALPSGRLSAGNRVELHEMADSAESAQLVSARKTNSVDHASKPGIGGLNAILRLLSPNLIRSTLLLWTVFLGLAFLYYGLVLLTSELSHGNMICGSEGAVTVETTHSTDVNLYRNVFITSFGEVPGLILSAAIVDKFGRKLSMSSMLYVSCLCIAPLMFAQTESLTTVFLFGARICISASFTVLHIYAPEIYPTAVRATGVGFASSIARFGGILCPLVAVGLVHACHQTAAIAVFITVMLVSAVAVSYFPLETSGRKLSDHIAA; encoded by the exons ATGGAGGACGGTGTGTCAACTTATACTGTCGATGAGGCGCTGGTGTCCATGGGGTTCGGAAAGTTCCAAGTGTTCGTGCTTGCCTATTCCGGGATGGCCAAGATCTCAGAGGCGATGGAAATGATGCTTCTGTCGTTTGTTGGGCAGTCGGTTCACGCTGAATGGGGCCTTTCTGCACAGGAAGAGAGTTTCATCACAAGTGTTGTATTTTTAGGGATGCTCGTAGGAGCATACTGTTGGGGCTTAGTTTCGGACAACTACGGGAGAAG GGTTGGGTTCAACTTCACAGCCCTTGTAACCGGTGGGGCAGGTCTTCTCAGTGCCTTCGCGCCAAACTATTCATCTTTGATTGTACTAAGATTTTTTGTTGGTGTTGGACTGGGTGGTGGACCAGTTCTATCTTCTTGGTTTCTAGAGTTTGTCCCTGCTCCTAACCGAGGAACTTGGATGGTCATCTTCTCAGCATTTTGGACCATTGGCACAATACTGGAAGCTTCGCTTGCTTGG GCTGTGATGCCAGCTTTTGGCTGGAGGTGGCTGCTAGCGCTCTCGTCATTGCCATCATTTGCCCTACTACTCTTCTACCCATTGACACTCGAGTCACCAAGATACCTATGCATGAAGGGCAGAATAGCTGATGCAGTGCATGTTATGGAAACAATGGCACGAGTAAACCGTGTAGCTCTCCCTTCTGGACGGCTTAGTGCTGGCAATCGAGTGGAGCTCCACGAGATGGCAGATTCTGCAGAATCTGCACAGTTGGTTTCAGCTAGGAAAACCAACTCTGTCGATCACGCCAGCAAACCTGGGATTGGGGGCCTGAATGCCATCTTAAGGCTTTTGTCCCCAAATCTAATTAGATCGACTCTTCTTCTTTGGACTGTATTTCTCGGTCTCGCCTTCTTGTACTACGGTCTTGTTCTGCTAACCTCAGAGCTGAGTCATGGAAATATGATCTGTGGCTCAGAAGGAGCAGTAACAGTTGAAACAACCCACTCAACTGATGTTAATCTCTACAGGAATGTATTCATCACTAGCTTTGGAG AGGTTCCTGGCCTTATTCTGTCAGCCGCCATCGTGGACAAGTTCGGACGCAAGCTCTCGATGTCCTCGATGCTTTACGTCAGTTGCCTGTGCATAGCTCCTCTCATGTTTGCTCAGACGGAATCCCTGACAACCGTCTTCCTGTTCGGAGCGCGCATCTGCATCTCCGCCAGCTTCACCGTCCTGCACATCTACGCCCCTGAG ATATACCCAACTGCCGTGAGGGCGACAGGTGTGGGGTTCGCGAGCTCCATCGCCCGCTTCGGCGGGATCCTGTGCCCGCTTGTGGCCGTCGGCCTGGTGCACGCATGCCACCAGACCGCGGCCATCGCGGTGTTCATCACGGTGATGCTCGTGTCGGCCGTGGCCGTGTCCTACTTCCCCCTGGAGACGAGCGGGCGGAAGCTGAGCGACCACATCGCGGCATAG